The nucleotide window TGTGCAGGTTGCTCCGGCTCACGCTCAACCGCGGCTTCGCGGGCGTGCCGTAGATCGCCTTGCGGACGCGGTACTTGCGCCGCTCGGCCTGCTTCCGCTTGAGTTTCTGAGTGTTCATGACTGCAACAGTGTGAGTGTGAGTGCGTGTGTGAGTAAGTAACAACCGGTCGGAGCGTCGCGGCGCGGGCGTGAGCGGTCGTCCCGCCCGCGCCCCTACTCGCACTCACACTACTTCCCGGCCGCGAAGGACTTGCCTTCCTTACGGCGGACGACTTCGTTCTCGTAACGGACGCCCTTACCCTTGTACGGCTCCGGCTTGCGGCTCGCACGGATCTCGGCGGCGAACTGGCCGACCATCTGCTTGTCCGCGCCGCTCACCACAATCGTGGTGGGGTCGGGGACCGCGACGGTGATGCCCACCGGCGGCAGGTGGACGATGCGGTTGGCGTAGCCGACAGTCAGTTCCACGCCTTTGTCTTTTGCGGCAGCCTGGAACCCGACGCCTTCCACCTTGAGCTTCTTCTCGTAGCCCTTGGTGACGCCGACGACCATGTTGTTGATGAGCGCGCGGGTGAGACCGTGCAGCGCCCGGTTCTGCCGGTCGTCGTTCGGGCGGGCGACCGTGATGGCCTTCCCGTCCGACTCGATCTTCATGTTCTGGTGCGCGGTGAGTTCGAGTTTGCCCTTCGGCCCCTCGACCTTGACGCTCGTCCCGGCGATCGTCACCTTCACCCCGGCGGGGAGGGCGATCGGCTGCTTACCAATACGCGACATTGTTCACTTCTCCTGGCTTCGCCGGACGCGGGGTCCGAATCGCGGCCTTGAATTCGCAACGATAGTTCGTGTCCGATGCTGAACTGTTCGGCGTGCCGATCAATCCGAACGGCGCGCACGTGGCCAACACCAAACGTCAACAACTCACCACACCGTGCACAGGATCTCGCCGCCGACCTTTTTCTGCTTGGCCTGGCGGTCGGACATCACGCCCTGGCTGGTCGAAAGGATCGCGATGCCGAGGCCGTCGAGCACGCGCTTCACGTCCTTGTAGCCCTGGTACACGCGGCGGCCCGGCTT belongs to Gemmata obscuriglobus and includes:
- the rplF gene encoding 50S ribosomal protein L6; protein product: MSRIGKQPIALPAGVKVTIAGTSVKVEGPKGKLELTAHQNMKIESDGKAITVARPNDDRQNRALHGLTRALINNMVVGVTKGYEKKLKVEGVGFQAAAKDKGVELTVGYANRIVHLPPVGITVAVPDPTTIVVSGADKQMVGQFAAEIRASRKPEPYKGKGVRYENEVVRRKEGKSFAAGK